The Biomphalaria glabrata chromosome 1, xgBioGlab47.1, whole genome shotgun sequence sequence tgatcgCATGTTGAATGGCAAGTGTTCCTGCGAAATTGACATGCATGTGAATGATGACATCACCGAAAGATTATTTCAATtcaattgtaatttaaaacaagtttCAACATAAACTTTTAAAGCACAATAAACTGTTACTCTCTAAATatgttaaatttataataaCATAAGCTACACCGAGACTCTAAAAAAATTACGTTAAATTAAGACTATGAAATATGCCACATTGATGCTTATATAACATTAGCCACATTGAGACTTATTTATGTAGCCACATATGCTACATTAAGGGTCAATTTCACATACGCCCTGGGTCTGTGTACATTGAGGcttgtattaaaatattaacaacacttttatgtacatatttatAAACGTTTAACGATTTAAACATCtaataaattgtttttcatTACGTTTTAACCATGATGCCCACCGTAACCCCCACGGCCCCCATAACCCCCACGACCCATGTGGCCTCCACCGCCTCGACCACCATACCCACCGTAGCCGCCTCGTCCTCCGTGGCCTCCGCCTCCATGACCTCCTCGACCACCATGACCTCCGCCCCCGTGACCTCCACGACCACCATGACCTCCGCCCCCGTGACCTCCGCCCCCGTGACGGCCACGCCCTCCGTAGCCCATGCGTCCGTGACCACCACGACCTCCGTATCCTCCGCCCCTGTAAGCTCCGAGGCCGTGACCACCTCGTCCTCCGTAGCCGCCATATCCGCCATGCTGAGGCTCACACATCACTTCACTGATGGCTACAACTGCAAATGAGACAGAACAACTTCGATGATCACTTAATTATTGCGACGCACACATATTACAAATATAGCGACACAACAGTTAGGCATCTATCTAGACTAACTATGGCTCTATCACATATTATAAATATAGCGACACAGCAGTTAGGCATATATCTAGACTAACTATGGCTCCATCACATATTACAAATATAGCGACACAACAGTTAGGCATCTATCTAGACTAACTATGGCTCTATCACATATTATAAATATAGCGACACAGCAGTTAGGCATATATCTAGACTAACTATGGCTCCATCACATATTACAAATATAGCGACACAGCAGTTAGGCATATATCTAGACTAACTATGGCTCCATCACATATTACAAATATAGCGACACAGCAGTTAGGcatatatctagactctagactaactATGGCTCCATCACATATTACAAATATAGCGACACAGCAGTTAGGCATATATCTAGACTAACTATAGCTCTATCACATATTACAAATATAGCGACATAGCAGTTAGGCATATATCTAGACTAACTATGGCTCTATCTGTGATTCTACAAAGAACAACTGGACAACatacaaataatacaaacagAAGTTTCAGTGAGTGGCTAGCAATTAAGCTGTAAACGTTAATGAAAGTCAGCAGTCTGGATAGTCGGCTGTGTTACAATTGTTGATGAAGGTGGGTATTGCGAGGTGGGACGGGACTAGGTGGGTCATGTGACCGTTGACCTCTATGTGGCAAGCCAGAGATCAAGATCATTTTTTATCTGGATGGTCAACTGGTTTGTTCGCTTGATACTGTGTTGGTGTTAGGCGGATTCGTCGAACATTTAATTTACTCTTTTCTCTCACTAAAATGTAATCCCTATTCCTGCCTTTGTGCATGTAATCTGAATGCAACATTCCTTATTAGAGCCCTTAGCTTTACGCTTGCAGTTTTATTATCGCCAACAAATTATTCTCTAATGTTAAGGAAGACAATTCTATCCCATAGATGACAGATTTTCTATTGAATACATAGGCTACGTCCCATGCAATATTAACTTTCATTTTCACAAATGATCATCAGTTGAGATAGTGTTTTGTAGTTGAGAATGAAATATTCATGCTTTGTATTTCTAGGAAATATTGACGTTCTTCTGTGTATTTTTCCCAGCACAGGGTAAAAGCAAGCCATGTTACACATCGCGTCATTCTTGGTGTTAAATAAgcagaaacaaaacaagaggAGCTTATTATTTAATCCTTCCAAATTCttcaaatactttaaaagtttttcCATTTAAAGGGTTGCTCAGCAGGTAGATGTGACGTACTCTAACGATGCTTTGTTTGTCCAGTTATTTAATCATTTTGTGTCATGTCAAAAATCTTAATcactttttataattttaaagagaAACGTTGATTTATTTTGCTAGAGGTAAATTTTCTTGTTGGCATTGAATGTAAATGATTTACCTGTTAGAAGTGCTACGATGGTCATGTAGTACCGAGACAGTGGGTATTAGATGACTAACCCTATACTGTTATCTTGGCTTCCTGGACGTGCAGTTTGCGCggtggactgtcgttcggatgtgtcgatggtcccgggttcaaaccctgcccgctcccatcctccgtcgtcctggtCGGGACTAGAAAGTTAATTATCTTCGACtcgatatatatattgttaggcGCTTCCGCACTGTGTACTGTGCAGTTAattcaaacggaggtaacactcaaaaaatgaaatcaaataacCCAGGCGAGAGGCCAATAAGATACGTTAGTCCACTTTGATAGCGAATGTTAAATAAGTTTGATAATAAcaaagggaaccgtcgaatgtcgtcaagctaaatctctacgttcaCAAAAAGCTGTCCCTCTCTAAAGCAGtcaaaagtagtctgtttacatctGTTTATAGTTCGCTATTCTTTCTCCAAACCTATATGatactaaataaaatgaaatacatgCAACTTACACAAACAGAAACATATGGCGAGAACGCAAAGCTTCATTTTTGCTGAGTTTCTTGATGATCCCTGGTTTCAGCAGCCACGGAAACTTTAGGCACTAATAATTGTGTgcacaatattattttttatttctgatatAGGCTAATCAGACATTTTCGTTAGACACATGGCAGAAGTTTTAACCGAGTCAAAAGTTATAAGTTTAGTTAGGAACCTGAGTTCTTTTTATAACCGAAGTCAAGAAAAGGGAAGTAAATATGTATTTGCTGCATGTCACAGTGACTGATAGGAGCCAATGGATGTCAATTGACTTGAGCAATCAATGCAGTGCAATAGAGGTAATGACAGGTGTGTCTCAAGAAGGACAACTACTGTCCACCACTTGTTGGACAAAGTGCGTCTCTAACAATCGACCAGGTAACATTGTTCTGTAACACATTAACCTTTGAACTGTGCACGCGCTGTGTCGTTTAATTTAGTTCATTGTCTTTTGGAATGTGTTGTGTGATAGACGGTTGACAACGAGGCTTGATGACTGAATCATAAGGGCACGTACAAATGTAGACTACTTCTTATGTTGACAATTACTAACAGAAAAAACTTGGGTACCCTCTTTCATTTTCCctcaaacaagaaaattatGACAAACTGGTCGTGAAAAATAAACAGTAACATATTTATCATTtgaacccccccacccccgcccCGGCGaaatgaaaatcccccccccccggcggggtgtcggagtttagtgactgatcttttgctttaattttgtttattttaggtgaaattttaatactaaaccatcacttgccctagcacagccaagggggttttgagtttgaaaccccctaccatggggttttgagtttgaaagcCAAAccaagggattttgagtttgaaatcccataccagggggttttgagtttgaaaacccctaccagggggtttttagtttaaaactccctaccaggtgttttaagttt is a genomic window containing:
- the LOC106071508 gene encoding uncharacterized protein LOC106071508, yielding MKLCVLAICFCLFVAISEVMCEPQHGGYGGYGGRGGHGLGAYRGGGYGGRGGHGRMGYGGRGRHGGGGHGGGGHGGRGGHGGGGHGGRGGHGGGGHGGRGGYGGYGGRGGGGHMGRGGYGGRGGYGGHHG